Proteins from a genomic interval of Antedon mediterranea chromosome 5, ecAntMedi1.1, whole genome shotgun sequence:
- the LOC140050426 gene encoding uncharacterized protein: MMYVLLLVCVTMQHFEIKAEGADGSQKTLHKSIRYSEDCEIPGIPGLPGHHGPVGIDGNMGIDGYMGQKGYYGNAGDIGLYGPDGQMGPIGLSGQPGVEGIEGHNGADGYIGNPGNIGDPGLPGYKGSSGKVGNSGLKGEPGAGEVPQDNIVAFTVARATEMSASKEISIDFTHILSDLNGDFDMVNDSYTCRIQGVYLFSFSFASDSTTSPSVNIIRNSTNILSTHSTSVFSVIQTSTNIMVLNLLKGDTIWLRMNAGSSIHCRGKMLCSFTGVLLHAT; this comes from the coding sequence ATGATGTACGTTTTGTTGTTAGTGTGCGTTACTATGCAGCACTTTGAAATTAAAGCAGAAGGTGCAGATGGTTCCCAGAAAACGCTGCATAAATCAATCAGATATTCAGAAGATTGTGAAATACCTGGAATTCCAGGTTTACCAGGGCACCATGGACCTGTAGGAATTGATGGAAACATGGGTATTGATGGTTATATGGGACAAAAGGGGTATTACGGTAATGCTGGAGATATAGGATTATATGGGCCAGATGGACAAATGGGACCAATTGGTTTATCTGGACAACCTGGAGTTGAAGGTATTGAGGGTCATAACGGTGCTGATGGCTACATAGGTAATCCTGGCAATATAGGTGATCCAGGTCTACCAGGTTATAAAGGAAGTTCTGGGAAAGTTGGTAACTCAGGCCTGAAAGGTGAGCCAGGTGCAGGTGAAGTACCACAAGATAATATAGTTGCATTCACTGTAGCAAGAGCAACTGAAATGTCTGCAAGCAAAGAAATTAGCATTGATTTCACTCATATATTATCAGATTTAAACGGTGACTTTGACATGGTGAATGACTCGTATACCTGTCGCATTCAAGGTGTCTATCTTTTTAGCTTTTCATTCGCATCAGATAGCACAACAAGTCCATCTGTCAATATTATACGCAATAGCACCAACATATTGAGCACGCATTCAACAAGCGTTTTTTCAGTTATACAGACATCTACAAACATAATGGTTCTAAATCTGTTAAAGGGGGACACAATATGGCTTCGAATGAATGCTGGATCTAGCATTCACTGTAGGGGAAAAATGCTCTGTAGCTTTACAGGTGTTCTTCTCCATGCCACATAG
- the LOC140049739 gene encoding diamine acetyltransferase 1-like, with product MEDGNFRIRDARPEDCAAIMKMIVELAVNSHLHTCLLKCSFPVRCLLNLLKLLFFLGLQKDILEPGSIVSCIVAEYKSPEVETFEVIGYSVFFYTYSTWKGKVVYMEDLYIMKEFRGK from the exons ATGGAAGATGGCAACTTCCGTATACGAGATGCAAGACCGGAGGATTGCGCTGCGATAATGAAGATGATTGTGGAATTAGCAGT AAACTCGCACTTGCACACTTGTCTTCTGAAATGTAGCTTTCCTGTGAGATGTTTATTGAACTTGTTAAAactcttgttttttttaggtcTACAGAAGGATATACTTGAACCAGGAAGCATTGTGTCTTGCATAGTAGCGGAATATAAAAGCCCAGAAGTAGAGACATTTGAAGTAATTGGTTACAGTGTTTTCTtctatacatacagtacttggAAGGGAAAGGTGGTTTATATGGAAGACCTATATATCATGAAAGAGTTCAGAGGTAAATGA